The following proteins are encoded in a genomic region of Bacteroidales bacterium:
- a CDS encoding T9SS type A sorting domain-containing protein, producing MKTITLIFTAALIMLSTTSNARLELWGITSHDGEYKLGTVFTKSTINIHDPDEDLLRYYNLDGNVEDTSGNNIDATVTDSTFAHRNGISNLCYATGGTNQVEVPTIGNWGNHLAISFWFYGNNYGNQILFGSRQGGSGATLTNLGCILQSDSTLRFFIASDAPDEPNTYTSDKIKSCDWNHVICIQNREINKNIIILNGVADTVTYTQIPRYKNYPIGFGDWNSTYNSTSGLKGRIDEIRIYNRELTIEEIDYLVNQSFDIDIDNEILAEYDFTGNADDITGNGYDGNVHGAVLANDRFENSENAYYFNSSETNYIDLGNDLKPENFPIFVSTWINQYDTNGEQVIFRNDVWDNTSVFSGIILKTTDGKISAACGNSIGNTINDYYEKTTIYNVTEADSWHHVVVGLLDSENTVIYVDNQEVPGTYSGTITNLQYKNGNAVFGIGSNETSKFSGRIDDIRIYNRYVDPLEINALFNLANPCPVYNIAETSGITVYPNPVSDFITVKLPEQSESYKLTLISMTGRTLFENDLTETNNRINLAGYAKGIYFLTISDTQNKILKSFKIIKK from the coding sequence ATGCTAAGTACAACAAGCAATGCCCGGCTCGAACTTTGGGGCATAACAAGTCACGACGGAGAATACAAACTCGGTACTGTATTTACAAAAAGCACCATCAATATCCATGATCCCGATGAAGATTTATTACGATACTACAATTTAGACGGTAATGTTGAAGATACAAGCGGAAATAATATTGATGCTACTGTAACAGACAGTACATTTGCACACAGAAACGGAATTAGTAATTTGTGTTATGCAACCGGCGGAACAAATCAGGTTGAAGTTCCGACAATTGGAAACTGGGGAAATCATTTAGCAATTTCATTTTGGTTTTACGGAAATAATTATGGCAATCAAATCCTGTTTGGCAGCAGACAAGGTGGGTCAGGAGCTACATTAACCAATTTAGGCTGTATTTTACAATCCGATTCAACATTAAGATTTTTTATTGCATCAGATGCTCCTGATGAACCAAACACATATACTTCCGACAAAATTAAATCTTGTGATTGGAATCATGTTATATGCATCCAAAATCGTGAAATAAATAAAAACATTATTATTCTTAACGGAGTAGCAGATACAGTTACTTATACACAAATTCCAAGATATAAAAACTACCCGATTGGTTTTGGAGACTGGAATTCAACTTATAACAGTACAAGTGGTCTAAAAGGGCGAATAGATGAAATTAGAATTTATAATCGTGAGTTAACAATTGAAGAAATTGATTATTTGGTAAATCAAAGCTTTGATATTGACATTGATAATGAAATATTAGCTGAATACGATTTTACAGGTAATGCTGATGATATAACCGGTAATGGTTATGACGGCAATGTGCATGGGGCTGTATTAGCAAATGACCGATTTGAAAATTCCGAAAACGCATATTATTTTAATTCTTCAGAAACTAACTATATTGATTTGGGAAATGATTTAAAACCTGAAAATTTCCCAATTTTCGTCAGTACATGGATTAATCAGTATGATACTAACGGCGAACAAGTTATATTTAGAAATGATGTTTGGGATAATACCTCTGTTTTTTCAGGTATTATTTTAAAAACAACAGACGGAAAAATATCTGCAGCTTGTGGTAATTCTATAGGTAACACAATCAATGATTATTATGAAAAGACTACAATATATAATGTAACAGAAGCAGATTCATGGCATCATGTGGTAGTTGGATTACTTGATTCTGAAAATACAGTAATCTATGTGGATAATCAGGAAGTACCGGGAACATATTCAGGTACAATTACTAATCTCCAATATAAAAACGGAAACGCTGTATTTGGAATTGGTTCGAACGAAACATCTAAGTTTAGCGGAAGGATTGATGATATTAGAATTTATAACAGATATGTAGATCCTTTAGAGATTAATGCTTTGTTTAATCTTGCAAATCCGTGTCCGGTTTATAATATTGCCGAAACATCGGGAATTACAGTATATCCTAATCCTGTAAGCGATTTTATAACTGTTAAATTACCCGAACAATCGGAAAGTTATAAGCTGACATTAATCAGCATGACAGGCAGAACTTTATTTGAAAATGATTTAACAGAAACAAACAACAGAATAAATCTTGCGGGTTATGCAAAAGGAATTTATTTTCTGACAATTTCAGATACACAAAATAAAATTTTGAAATCATTTAAAATTATAAAAAAATAG